tgtgttgtgatggctcctcatctcctcttgCAGGATCACATACTGCCACCTGCCCTTCCAGAGCAAATGGCTTTACATCGgcacagaaagaggaaacatccACATTGTCAACGTGGAGTCCTTCACTCTCTCAGGCTACGTCATCATGTGGAACAAAGCCATCGAACTGTGAGTCTGTATTTCAtacctcttcccccccccccccatccaggTCTTTGCTTACTGGccatttgtttgtcttctttgtgCAGTTGTTCTTTTGTCCCCGTTCAGACCAGGttttaacatccatcctgagatatCTGATCACAAGTGCACAGCTCTAGGacagttcacacctggtattgTCCTGAATGCGTCTCTTGTGACCatttgtgatcggatctcacttccctgctgtatatgcaaatacacacatgcgTCATTTATGTCCACGATGgccaaacaataataaaacacaatgtaaatgtgtgtgtgtcagtatgagagcaggagagagcagagtcCGGAGAGGCTAAGGAATTAATGCACTGCACATAGCTTTACAATAAACTAAGGTTTAATCTATtggaaaaaagattaaaattcACTATGTGTTGGGATGTATGGGAAACcctgagaagtgtaaaaatagtGCCGTGGGGGGGGtaattattgtaataattattattatgcaaGTAAAGTTGGAAGTGGACCATAAAGCTGACAGCTGTATATCTGATGAATCTGTGTGTTGAAAATGCCAGAGAGCTGCTTGGCATCAGTCTCAGAAACAGACAGTGGAGATGTGGGAGATGTTTCTGGTCGTCTGactgtgaaaatgatgaaaGGAAATAGCTCCTGGCTATAGGGtgaaatttaaaacacaatattcttATTTGAAGAGTTGTCCGATCTCTGGTGGAAATGTCTTTTCAGCACACGTTCTGCTTCATCGTTTTTAGTCTGTGCAAACTGATGGATTCATATTCCAGGCCTCCTGCgtaggagaagagaaaaaacttCTCCGGTCTTAATGATCACAGTAAAAGTTGAACTCATCAAACTCAGTTTATACTTATTTGTGATCAAGTAAAATATGCTTACCttctttttcaatttttaaAGGTTCATGTTTGAAGCTGTTTTATATGAGAAAAACATTTAGACTAGAAACATTCTGTTTACATGaatgtaataatattattttctatcaAAACACTTGTTTATATATGATCTATGACACTAATGACTGGAGTTTATGTTCCAGTCCGTCCctgcatttcttcttctctacaTCTTTGACTGTATCGACTCATCAGCAGCAATGAGATCATTAGCGGCTGGagccagaccacattcagaggcaGCAACACTGTCTTTAGGCCAgaccttcacttcctctgtggcCCTTTGCTCTGTTGCCACGGTGATGCAGTCTCCACATACTATAATCTCTCACAGACCCTCATGTgaccctgctctccctccctgtttgtctctctcacaTGTAATGTCCCTGTCCGTGGTGCACTgatgcacattttcatttatgaTAATCTTCATGCTCAATCAGAGATTCTggctgttattatttttttgtcccTCTTTGAATGTCCTCCCTAATTGCTTCCCCATCGTCCTCTCCTTCAAAAACACTAGAAATGATGTTGGACGGCATGTTGCAGATACATATTACtttattcatcatcttcatACACATGAACCCTAATTTTCggtgtcatttttcatttgccTTCTCTGTACAGATCCACGAAGACACACCCAGGGCCTGTCGTGCACATCAGTGATAACCCCATGGATGAGGGAAAGGTAAATTGATCCTTTAGCGCCACAAAACCTgcacagaacagacacagaacagattcatttctatttctatgTAGTTGTGAATTCCAGATGGAAATTTCCTGTTTCCATCTAGAAAGACACCCTACTAGATCTGGATCTATATTTGGATCTGCGCCACATTggacacactcatagatatcactcccttaaacatgtctgattgtatttcatcaatatccatgaattattccttgggaAATTTGTAAAAATTTCAAAAAACGCCCTatcttgtaatgttaaagaaagtgggggaaaacattcctggatctgccaatTTGTCCAGATCCATGGCAAAATTGAATGGgtcccacccttccaccaagttacgTGGAAATCTTTTAAGTCGTTTTTGGGTAATCTtgcaatcaaacaaaaacaaacaaacaaatggacaggggcgaaaacaaaataataagcaAATTGATATTTATAAATGATATTTATCTCACTTGGATGTGGTGAACTGaaacttctttcttttcttattaaCAATGAAGCTGTTCTCTCAAAGAAATTCCTCAGGAAATGAAATACTGCACGTAAAATGTTTCTGGTGTACATATTGATTCATTGAATTAGATACAAAAGAAACTGCAGGACCTGCGAAGTAAAGTGTTGCCTCTGCTTAACATGTTGCCTAATCTGATGAAACCTTTGGACATCCCAAACCGTGATGAAGCAGCCATGTTAAGTCAGGTATATGAGCAGAGGGGTTTCACAGCAATCAACTGAGCTGTgccttgtgttttctcttcttattGCAGCTTCTGATTGGATTTGAATGTGGTGTAGTGGTGTTGTGGGATTTGAAGTGCAAAAAAGCTGACTACCGCTATACTTATGATGAGGTAAGACATTATTTCCTTTGCTCTCAGTGCTTGTGAGGATGTTTGTTGTGGGGTGGTTGTCTCGTGGTACTAGGGGAACCAAAAGAGTATTAATCCGCCTCTGGATATAGTCCTCAACAAATACACAGTTTACTCCAGCTGTTGTAAGAAATTATTTTCTAACCCTTTTTAAAGATGGAGGTAGATATGtgtgacttgtttttaaatatttacctcTACAGTAGCAATAAACCTGGGAAAGCGAGAGAGCATTTGGACGACTTGTTTTGatcttttaatttaaatcttttGACAGCAAGAGAAATAGGAAACCAGCCTTAACCATCAAATTAGCtgaacacagagctgctgctaaTCTTCCTTTCTTTTATCATTGCTCTGCTGTAAAATGTTAACGCACTCTCTGTTTTACGCTCTGGTGatgtctgctgtgtgtctttCAGGCCATCCACTCAGTCGCCTGGCACCATGAGGGAAAACAGTTTGTTTGCAGCCACTCCGATGGCAGTCTGACCACATGGAATGTACGAGCCCCAGCCAAGGCTGCACAGATCATCACGCCACATGGTTAGAACTGTTGTGCACACACAGTTGTATTgtttatacaacacacacacacaagcatggtAATAGGAGCATGTATACACAGTTTGTACTCTGCTGGTGCAAATTAAAGTCTAGCgcatttttgacatttgtcCCCCACCAGGAAAGCAGCCTAAGGATGGAAAAAAACCAGAACCATGCAAACCTATCCTGAAGGTGGAGTACAAAACAACGAGGGCTGGGTAAGTGTGCTGGTCCCCACCCATCCTGTGTCTTAACTGACTCTGGTTTGAATCCATATCCTGTACTGAAACTGGCCTTTCCTGTTATTCTGTCATATACTCTGTCTGCCGTTCAGACCTGTATCCTTATGCTGGTGGTGGCAAACACTGCAGtcttgtttttatgttcttgcagactttgttttgttgcaaTGATTAAATTAATGATTTTCATGTTATGATCACTCACTGTTTAGAACAATTATCATCAGCTGAAGAGTTCCAGCTTGTCAGGGTCACAAAGTTAAAAGACAAAACTTTCCTGAAAAACTGTGTCATCAAATTTTTCACTGAAACTGATCTAATTATCTATAATAACTACGTTCACACAGCGGTCCCAAGTGGCCCCGAATCGGATTTTCTTCTCCTATATGACCCAGATCTGATTGTTTAATGAcagtgtgaacagcacaaaCCACATTTTTCCGAATCAGACTTTCATACGTGGCGCTAAATCAGAAACAGatcagactttttttaaatgcgaCCTCGGTCTGAACAGCCACGTGACCCGTTTTCAAGAATTCAATGGAATTCAAACCAACATGGAAGACAGCTGTGACGGAGGTAGTCAGTGGGGGGACAGTGAGGGTTTAGACCTCATAAGTACTTGGGGTGACGTGTCTGTACAAGCAGGGGTCGTATCAAAGAGTGTTTGAAAGAGTGatcaagagaaaaatgtaaCTGTAAACGCTCACATCTGTGGCCTCCATGTTTATTCCGTACACAGCGGACTGCCTGTGACGTCTTGTTGTTCTTCTGTGCATGCGGGTCACATCAGGGCCATGACCAGTTCACATTGGAATCTGACTCTgaccacattttaaaacaaaatatgaaaagcTACATAAAAAAATCGGATCTAGAAAAAACAGGAACAGGGATTAATATAGATGTCgctgtaattaaaaacattttttaaatgggGTCAAATCATTTACAGAGAAAGCACAACAGAAACACTCTGATGTCCCTTTTCAACCATTTCCCACTGATTAGACCCAGTAGCTTTTCACCTTCACTACACACTGAAATATATTGAGTGAAcaattaaaatctgtgtgtgtgtgtgtttcctgaacCCAGGGACCCGTTCATGGTCCTGTCTGGAGGTCTGTCTTACGATACAGTGGGGAGGAGAGCCTGTCTGACTGTGATGCATGGAAAGAGCACCACTGTCCTGGAGATGGACTACCCCATTGTAGATTTCCTAACGCTGTGTGAAACTCCTTATCCAAATGGTGAGCTGCATTAGTCCACTCAGTGTCTCACAGTCTGTGTGAGCtcaatgaaaaaaatgacatcatcatctctgttaattttgtgttgttttatttgccaGACTTTCAGGAGCCTTATGCTGTGGTGGTCCTGCTCGAAAAGGATTTAGTTTTAATAGACCTCGGACAGATTGGGTAATTATTCAAATGTCCAAATATAGTTTGAGTATTTTTGGTATGAGTCAAAGAATATTGGTTTTATGGAGCAATCACATTATAGTGATACGAAGTATAAACAAGATGCTGCTACTGTCCTGTACATCTAAAGTTGACAGACCTGCACGTATGATAAGGTTAAGTCTTATTTTCCAATCCCGTTTTTCTTTGCAGGTATCCAATATTTGAAAATCCATATCCTCTGACTATCCATGAGTCACCAGTGACCTGCTGTGAGTACTTTGCTGACTGCCCTGCTGAACTTATCCCTGCACTTTACTCCGTCGGCAGTCGGCAAAAGAGACAAGGTTACAGCAAGAAGGTAAATTGGGTTTAAAATACAGTGGACATTGGAATTTCATTTTGAAGGCTTTGCACATTACCTGGTTACTCAATTTGGCAAGATGGCTGACTCTTGCTCTTATACCCCAGCTCTGATTTCCGCCTTGCAGCATACTTTTTTATTGGAAATAAATTAATGACTAATATCCACTAAGGTAATATGATTGCATTTGATAATTTGAAGTTGTTCTTTCGCTCACAGGAATGGCCCATGAATGGTGGAAACTGGGGCCAAGGCACACAGAGTTACCCAGAGATCATAATCACAGGGTTAGTGATCAATCAAGAAATCAATACATTTGGGATACATGAATAAAATCATTTGAATCATATTCAttttgtaatataataatatcttttTTTCCAATGTTTTCCCTTAAAACAGACATGCTGATGGGTCGATCAAATTTTGGGATGCTTCAGCATGTGAGTAATTTTATTTTTGGCTACATTGTTGTCTATAATGGTAACAGAAATATTAATACTTGGTGCAGAAAATTAGTGaatggtgaatatcccttgttcATTTGAAAGTTGTTATTATTCTTGAATTCAGTTTGAATATTAGCTTGAAGCAGCTCATTTCACTCATTTCGAGCGGGACATTTAACAGCATTGTTGTATTTAAACACTACagtgtcatctgcatagagTTATTCGTGGTTAGCCCAATTCCCGCTACTAATTTTTCGTGGCACTTCTTTTATCCACTTATTCTGCAGTGGAACTAATAATTTACTTCAACACACTTGTAGCTACAATGGGTACATCAGCTGAGGTAGAATTTAAGCATATCTTTCTTTTACTCATCTCAAAGTAATGCTTCAAGTGCTGTACAAGCTGAAGACTGCCAAGGTGTTTGAGAGGGCTCGTGGTAAAGAAGAGAAGCCGAGCACAGATATCGTAGACGAGGACCCATTTGCCATCCAGACCTTGTCCTGGTGCCCTGAGAGCAGGATGCTCTGTGTGGCCGGAGTGTCAGCGCACGTTATCGTCTATAGATTCAGCAAGCAAGAAGTCACCACTGAAGTTGTGCAGGTGACAAAAAAACATGCCGACTAATATTTTTGGACAAATATGAATGATTGAATCCTTAATCTTGAAACACTGTTTTTATCCAATGTTAGGAGATACATGCATATACAGGTGTTTTGAGGGGTGAAGGTTTAACAACAAGCCTTTTTTGTGACAAGTCATGTCTTGTGTTAAGCTCCTGGAGGTGCGGATGCAGTGTGAGTTCAGCTGTGTGGACTCTCCTGATCCTGGGGGGGAGCAGACTCCCACCCTACCAACCCCAGGAGCTTCCTCCAGCCCTCAGGAGACTGAGCTGCCCACTCAGCACTCAACAGGCAGCAACTCCTCGGATGGACACCGGGACAACCTACCCTGTCTGCAGTATGGacaataaagtttttaattaaaaagagaTCAAATTGAGCCAAACTAGCAGGTTATCACTGAATAgaccaaaaagaaaaggatcaTTTAAGTCATGAAGTCGTCTATTCACTCCTTTTGCTCATATGCTCAATTCTTGACAGAGTTTTTATATCAGTACACCAGGGGAAATTGTAAAAATGATGAAAAGGCTTTGACAATATAAGGGTGGACGGGAGAATAACAACAGTATTGAAAAATTATGACTTTGTCAGTGCGGCTTACCCGAAGGGCGATTATTTATTCCGGTGTAAACCGtatcctgctgtgtgtttgatgtAGGGTGCGGAGCTCCCCGCTGAAGCAGTCTCCAGGCTACCAGGTGGAGCTGGTGATCCAGCTGGTGTGGGTGAGCGGGGAGCCACCTCAGCAGATCACCAGCCTGGCTATCAACTCCTCATATGGCCTGTAAGTATCTAAAGCCCACACGCTTGGTATTATGACCACACATGTCCTGACTGGTGGTTAAGCCTGGCCAGTAGCTGTTTTTGTGCtaaatgtgtgtgcatacaAACAGTATGTTGTGCCTGCAGATGTCAGTTTGGCGTAGGGGGGAAAACAGCAACTGAATCCTAATTTCTCTCGtgtttcagtgttgtgtttggaaACAGCAACGGCCTGGGTGTGGTGGACTACCTCCAGAAAACTCTGCTCCTCAACATGGGCACCCCCGAGCTGTACAGCCCATCTGACCCCTACCAGAGGCAGCCCTGCTCCCCACGCAAAGCTCGGCAGCTCTCTGGAGGTGAGCTGCTGTCTCATTTTCACTCTATATCCTGCCATCACCCTAACTAACATGACATGTTAAAATAATGTTGATCGTGGAAATATAACTCTATTCATCAGCAGCTTAGCTTATATTCCATTGTGTTGCTATCTGACTGAGTGGGTTGGGGGAGGTGGAGCTGACTCTTGGCATCCACTCTTTACTTCGCACTACGACCACCATCCCCTGCAgtagctcctcttcctcaacagGGGGCATCACTGACAGATTCTCCATCTGTTCATTTGGAGAGTGAAAAAACAGTGGAACCTGTTAGTGACCTGTGCAGTCAGTGGATGCTGCATCATTGCGGCTCTGCTCTAATTAAATTatcttttgatttgttttgaatgaTAAAACAGGACATGAGCCTTGTTGTTTACCTGCTTGTTGTTGCCGAGCTCTTTCTGTCTGATCATCGTCTTGTCACTCACACTTTGCATTCATtcttttcctgtctctgtgCTCTGCTGCTAGACTCAACACTCTTCGATGTGGGTTCTTTAGTCTATGCAAACTGTAATGATACTGTTTGAAAAACGTTTTACTGTTTCATCCAGCAGCAAGTATCTGAGACTGTCTTCTCATTTACACTCATGATTTCCAGTCttttcactgtctcactgttTTTACTCTTTACTCTCTCTGTGATGTGATAAAGACAAACCAAATGGGACATCTTACATGTCCAGGCTTTCTTACTTGTATACTGAGTCTGTGAAAAAACTACGCTCACCTCACCTCAGTAAGTCTACGTATGTCAGAgttaacacccccccccccaccacccagtATTGTTTTTAGCATTATTTGTCACCCTTTAagcttttccctttttctcccAGATTTTGATATAGCGCCCTCAATTCTCCAGAAGCTCACTAgtgagatttattttaaaatactgtCTGTAAGCTGGGATGAAATTCTATGACTTGAGGGCTCTGTAACAAAATCAGGTAGTGTGTCTTTTAATCCTGCCGCCTGTTTTACTAGACAAACAGTGACACCTTGAGTCAACAGATTTGTACTAGATTTGTGAACTCCCTGGGGCTTATTTACTGAACTGTAGGAGAAGCTATTCCTGCCCTTGTTCAAATGAGTGATCCTtgattgttttcactttgtgtaCTGTACTGTAGGAATAGACATAGCTATAAGAATAGTTGCCGAGAGAAGTCTAAGGCTACGACTTATTCTACCATGTTTAATCACCATGCTTGTCGCTCCCACAGGACTTAGCGAGTCCAATGATGGATCCAACACGACAGAGGACCGCTGCAAATCACCTACTTCAGGTAAGCTTTAGTATTTGATACaagaaacaaatcattttattatttttaactaCATCCGTCCAACTGCTGCTGTTTATCATGTAGGATCTACCTCACCATGCAATTCAGATGATGAACGAAAACAGAAGTTCATTGAGAAGGGTATTGTTCAACGCTGCATGTCCCCTTTGATTCAAGCCTGATTAGAGCAGCTGCCGTTACCTGACTTGTCTTTTTGAACCTTGTTTCCAGTGAAGTTCAAAGGCAGACGCTTTTCCAAGACGGTTGCCAATGACTTTGGTACTGTATCCTCATCCAAACGTGTTTCCTCTgatcactttctctttctctctgacgGTGATCTAACCACACTGTGCCTTAATCTGACTTAAATCTGTGCcaatgaaagaaagaagtgcTTTGGAGGAATGTTCTTTTTCTTACTAATCACATGGTTTTGGGGTTTCGTATTGATGACGTATGACAATAATCAGGACTCTTTTTCAAATGCATGACAGGAAATCTTGTGAATTTCAGGCCTCAGATTTTCTATGCACAATCTACATCTCCATACTGCTGataaaaacagtattttataCAAATTGGCAGATGATACTTGCTACATCTCATTTTTTACAGATTCAAAAGCATAGAAAATCTGCTTTCTGCCACCATCTTTATTGTCCTAATGTCCAACCACACCATGTGTGTTAACGTGAATTATTTCTCTTTGATTGTAGACACTTGCTGTATGTGTTTCTGATTCCAGGGCTTCGCTTCAGTGTTAACTATTTGGCTGGCCActgacttcctcccactctctttGCATAACTATGTTCACTGAATTATGATCGCCTTATTTCTTGACTGCCTCTTGCTTTGTTTGACATTGCAGACCCTCTGTGATGCTTCTCTGCCTCATTTGAATTCTCAGGGTCTCTCATCGGGTGGTTATAGATTACAACAGGCAGCATTTGGGGTCTCATATCAGAGATTGGCTCCTGGCAACAAGCAACAAGGAACATCATTAgaagtttaatgttttttggaTTAGAATATTCCCAGAATCTTGCTGTGCacattaaagctagggttggcaatcctggaaaagctagcaagagcaagGCTACACcaatacacccccccccccccccccccccccccccccccttcctgtgACCCTCACGTCAAAGCCACGCCCCCACATTACATGAATGTGCTCTGCTGGACGACTTTTCCGTGTCTCGCTTGCTAACTTCTGTCagtcgtctctgcttcagctgtgaCGACTCCAGTCAAACGCATTTTCTTCCCGACTGAATTaaatgattggtcgtgtttattaaagtcctgcgagggccacaaACACTGGCTCCTTATagaaagtgtttcagaaacaaatgaccaaccCTACCTTCAATGTACAGCATGAAACTGTATGCATGTCCTCAGCAGTTGTCTTACAGTATATATCACCACTCTTAAGTATAAATCAAAATCCTGACTTTTTTCAGTTGATTGCCTGGTAGTTTGCACAGTTCAAATTATTTCACAAATTTCTTCATTAATGATTAATTAGTGAATGATTGTAATTCATTTTAGTAATGCTTTAATTCTTAAAAagccattttttaaatcctctccTCATAAATTTCGGGGTATCTGTTTCTGTTACAGCCAAGATGTCTCGGAAAATTAGCCAGACTAGTGAGCAAAAGCCAGACCTGGGTAAGCCataaactaaatacattttcttacaGGTGTTCATCTTGTCCTTCATGTCTTCTGCTTTGTGTAATAGTTCTGTGAGAAAACTGCTTATTCTCCAGTAGCATgatggtgtgaatgtgagattTGTTGTTATCCTGTAAGTTGAGACggacactgtctgtgtgtgtgtgtgtgagcagaggagGGCTTCCAACGATGGTGCTCTCTCACATATAAGAGCATTAATTGTATGAACAAAGGCCAGGCAGCGTCCAGGATGAGCCAGAAGGCGGACGTATGTAGAACTAAGTCAGCCCCTGACTCCCGTGAGTGGACCAGCCATTGGTGTGGCTTGTGCTGAAGTGGGATAACTGGTACTAACCCCCACCACTgctggggctttttttttttttttaattggttaaCATATGACACTAATCCTCTCACAATAACTCCTTTCTTTTCCTCGAGTAAGATCCACTGGCTTGACTGCACTCCACGTTAAAAATCTCCGCTTTTCTTGTTTACAGTTTTTCCGTGTGAGGGACACGCATGACGGGCGCGGTGTTCAGCCTTTAGCCTCTTTGTCACAGatcttttttgtgtttctgttgggGTCCCTCATTAGCTTTTTAAAGAGGGTCAAAGCTTGTGTGTCATCTTCTGTCAGCACAGTAATGAGGCATGAGTAATTATTGCTTTAATAACAGGTCTTTCTTTGGAGTCATTGTACTACTACATGCATATCTTAGGTTTTTTGTTGTAAAATTAATTGTAGTTAAAAACAACTAAACTGCATACCTGTTTGTAAACTGTGTAACATAATATCAGAAGGCTTTCTGGTTTACACCTGAtgaagggtgtgtgtttactaAACATGTTTGGAAACATGTTCTGCTAAACACATGGTGGCAGAACAAAGCTCTAACTTGATAACTGCATTTTGACTTGGTGGATAATATGGCATTAACATATCTAATTCTCATTTCTGCATGATGGAGGACTCCCAATGACCTTTCcccttttcatttcacatgaGCAATTTCCTCATTGTCTTATATTTGTGCTCCCTCCTGCTGTCCAGATGCCAAGGACAACTCGTTCACCCGCTCGCGTAGTTCAAGTGTAACCAGCATAGAGAGAGAATCTCGAGAGGCCATCTCCGCCTTTCTCTTCTGTGAGAGTTTTCCCAGGAAGACAGACAGCGTGCTCAGCCCCTGTCTGCTGGTGGGAACCACCCAGGGCTCTGTGATGATGGTGGCCCTCAGCCTGTCGCCCGGAGGGGACAGCAGGCTGCAGCAGCCGGTCGGCATCTCCTCCTGCGGTAAGAAGCTGAACTGAACCTGTTATGACTCAGCAGGTGTGGATCTGCATGTAACTGGGTGGCACTGAGAGTTGCATTAATTTATCCACAACCCTTAATGACCTCTCctcaaactgaaacaacaatgaaaagacTCATTACACAAGTGTCTAAGTCTCTCTAAGACTCTAAGTGAATCATTTTAATTCCTATTTTCCAGGAACTCTAGTCAAACTGAAAGGAGGCATTTTGACGATGGCGCTGCTGGACTCCACTGCAACTCTGCTGCCCCCTTCCTATGAGCCATGGTATGACCCAAACGCCTCagatgaagagaaggagaaggagaagagccGGAGGCGCAGGCCAGCCTCCCCTCCCTCGTCACAGGAGGGTCCAGACCCCCAGTTCGCCGTGCTGTGTTCGGAGAAACAGGCCAAGGTGGTGGCCATGCCCTCTCAAACCCGcatccacaaacacaacatcacagagAGCTCCTTCT
The sequence above is drawn from the Hippoglossus hippoglossus isolate fHipHip1 chromosome 22, fHipHip1.pri, whole genome shotgun sequence genome and encodes:
- the stxbp5b gene encoding syntaxin-binding protein 5 isoform X5, encoding MKKFNIRKVLDGLTASSSSAAHSGGSRESDAVQETLQSEHFQLCKTVRHGFPYQPSSMAFDPVQKILAIGTQNGALRLFGRAGVECYCQHESGAAIIQLQFLINEGALVSALADDSIHLWNLRQKIPAILHSLKFSRERITYCHLPFQSKWLYIGTERGNIHIVNVESFTLSGYVIMWNKAIELSTKTHPGPVVHISDNPMDEGKLLIGFECGVVVLWDLKCKKADYRYTYDEAIHSVAWHHEGKQFVCSHSDGSLTTWNVRAPAKAAQIITPHGKQPKDGKKPEPCKPILKVEYKTTRAGDPFMVLSGGLSYDTVGRRACLTVMHGKSTTVLEMDYPIVDFLTLCETPYPNDFQEPYAVVVLLEKDLVLIDLGQIGYPIFENPYPLTIHESPVTCCEYFADCPAELIPALYSVGSRQKRQGYSKKEWPMNGGNWGQGTQSYPEIIITGHADGSIKFWDASALMLQVLYKLKTAKVFERARGKEEKPSTDIVDEDPFAIQTLSWCPESRMLCVAGVSAHVIVYRFSKQEVTTEVVQLLEVRMQCEFSCVDSPDPGGEQTPTLPTPGASSSPQETELPTQHSTGSNSSDGHRDNLPCLQVRSSPLKQSPGYQVELVIQLVWVSGEPPQQITSLAINSSYGLVVFGNSNGLGVVDYLQKTLLLNMGTPELYSPSDPYQRQPCSPRKARQLSGGLSESNDGSNTTEDRCKSPTSDAKDNSFTRSRSSSVTSIERESREAISAFLFCESFPRKTDSVLSPCLLVGTTQGSVMMVALSLSPGGDSRLQQPVGISSCGTLVKLKGGILTMALLDSTATLLPPSYEPWYDPNASDEEKEKEKSRRRRPASPPSSQEGPDPQFAVLCSEKQAKVVAMPSQTRIHKHNITESSFLLRADVVLMAGENCIACFCANGHIMTLSLPSLRPLLDVNYLPLTDMRIARTFCFSNLGQALYLTSPTEFQRITYSQETCNNLQEMLSELFTPVETPEAPNRGFFKGLFGGGAQSLDREDLFGETTAGKASRSLAQHIPGPGGMEGMKGAASGVVGDLARARIALDERGQKLGELDERTAAMMASADSFSRHAHDMMLKYKDKKWYQL
- the stxbp5b gene encoding syntaxin-binding protein 5 isoform X4; protein product: MKKFNIRKVLDGLTASSSSAAHSGGSRESDAVQETLQSEHFQLCKTVRHGFPYQPSSMAFDPVQKILAIGTQNGALRLFGRAGVECYCQHESGAAIIQLQFLINEGALVSALADDSIHLWNLRQKIPAILHSLKFSRERITYCHLPFQSKWLYIGTERGNIHIVNVESFTLSGYVIMWNKAIELSTKTHPGPVVHISDNPMDEGKLLIGFECGVVVLWDLKCKKADYRYTYDEAIHSVAWHHEGKQFVCSHSDGSLTTWNVRAPAKAAQIITPHGKQPKDGKKPEPCKPILKVEYKTTRAGDPFMVLSGGLSYDTVGRRACLTVMHGKSTTVLEMDYPIVDFLTLCETPYPNDFQEPYAVVVLLEKDLVLIDLGQIGYPIFENPYPLTIHESPVTCCEYFADCPAELIPALYSVGSRQKRQGYSKKEWPMNGGNWGQGTQSYPEIIITGHADGSIKFWDASALMLQVLYKLKTAKVFERARGKEEKPSTDIVDEDPFAIQTLSWCPESRMLCVAGVSAHVIVYRFSKQEVTTEVVQLLEVRMQCEFSCVDSPDPGGEQTPTLPTPGASSSPQETELPTQHSTGSNSSDGHRDNLPCLQVRSSPLKQSPGYQVELVIQLVWVSGEPPQQITSLAINSSYGLVVFGNSNGLGVVDYLQKTLLLNMGTPELYSPSDPYQRQPCSPRKARQLSGGLSESNDGSNTTEDRCKSPTSAKMSRKISQTSEQKPDLDAKDNSFTRSRSSSVTSIERESREAISAFLFCESFPRKTDSVLSPCLLVGTTQGSVMMVALSLSPGGDSRLQQPVGISSCGTLVKLKGGILTMALLDSTATLLPPSYEPWYDPNASDEEKEKEKSRRRRPASPPSSQEGPDPQFAVLCSEKQAKVVAMPSQTRIHKHNITESSFLLRADVVLMAGENCIACFCANGHIMTLSLPSLRPLLDVNYLPLTDMRIARTFCFSNLGQALYLTSPTEFQRITYSQETCNNLQEMLSELFTPVETPEAPNRGFFKGLFGGGAQSLDREDLFGETTAGKASRSLAQHIPGPGGMEGMKGAASGVVGDLARARIALDERGQKLGELDERTAAMMASADSFSRHAHDMMLKYKDKKWYQL